A single region of the Sorghum bicolor cultivar BTx623 chromosome 7, Sorghum_bicolor_NCBIv3, whole genome shotgun sequence genome encodes:
- the LOC8080654 gene encoding zinc finger protein 8, with product MSQRDAHDGGDDDYTTGRSAGAAASIDSFSQLPFIRPQKQHQQPPPRSSAAGTSSGIRLFGVDVPPDAAAPGPAASPRADVVEEEDSSVNESTANANAAAEPAAGSTDSGGGGGGGGGTRKFECHYCCRNFPTSQALGGHQNAHKRERQHAKRAQFQTAMAMHHSQYYYPHPAVPDPAAHLYPAFAAYRHHHRFTAAPPPPPPHYPSWAGASRYYSGPGSISQPINGSPVTPSSGLWQQVPTGAAGIGVGTPAPPLAARRQEQPSVQPLPMMMLGGEEPAVVVRGAGSAPFSPSTSSSSSSASPHERRPAPPESKENNVSLDLSL from the coding sequence ATGAGCCAGCGAGATGCGCATGACGGCGGGGACGACGACTACACCACCGGCCGCAGCGCGGGCGCGGCCGCGAGCATCGATTCCTTCTCGCAGCTGCCGTTCATCCGCCCGCAGAAGCAGCaccagcagccgccgccgcgaaGCTCCGCCGCCGGGACATCATCCGGCATCCGGCTGTTCGGCGTCGACGTCCCACCGGACGCTGCTGCCCCGGGGCCGGCGGCCTCCCCACGCGCCGACGTCGTGGAGGAAGAAGATAGCTCCGTCAACGAAAGCACCGCCAACGCCAACGCCGCTGCCGAGCCGGCGGCAGGCAGTACtgacagcggcggcggcggcggaggaggaggagggaccCGGAAGTTCGAGTGCCACTACTGCTGCCGGAACTTCCCGACGTCGCAGGCGCTGGGCGGGCACCAGAACGCGCACAAGCGGGAGCGGCAGCACGCGAAGCGCGCGCAGTTCCAGACCGCCATGGCCATGCACCACAGCCAGTACTACTACCCGCACCCGGCAGTCCCGGACCCCGCAGCCCACCTCTACCCCGCCTTCGCAGCTTACAGACACCACCACCGCTtcaccgccgcgccgccgccgccgccgccgcactacCCCTCGTGGGCGGGCGCCAGCCGGTACTACAGCGGACCCGGGTCCATCTCGCAGCCGATCAACGGCAGCCCGGTGACGCCGTCGTCCGGGCTGTGGCAGCAGGTCCCCACAGGCGCCGCCGGCATCGGAGTGGGGACTCCGGCTCCGCCGTTGGCCGCGCGACGTCAAGAACAGCCCTCCGTTCAACCACTTCCGATGATGATGCTCGGAGGCGAGGAACCAGCTGTGGTGGTGCGGGGAGCTGGCTCGGCGCCCTTCTCGCCGTCGACctcctcctcgtcatcgtcgGCTTCGCCTCATGAGcgccgccccgccccgccgGAGTCTAAAGAGAATAATGTGAGTTTGGATCTGAGCTTGTAG